Below is a genomic region from Raphanus sativus cultivar WK10039 chromosome 4, ASM80110v3, whole genome shotgun sequence.
atgcgttatgggagatttgtgatcgtattctgctccccatgggggaaccactaccgatctgttattgagaaaccgcactctgccacccggaggtataggccactctcatgaatctcaatgctgcactctacctttctgcagaaaaggtcacgctcagacttactgtggtctgCCGTGGGCCCGccccgcggagcgacttcacaccagacacactactttccacgtctggataagtattaaaattttggtgctaaccggttttttcgcacatttgctccctgcatataAGCCGCCAGCATCTGATTATAGTACTTTGCACTGTACGTCATGCCCCCGCatgtatttagctcgtagcgtctttaaTGCAGGGTTTAGGTGAcactagtacggtggtccccacgtaacttttggtcttatagcctttacgcagggcccgaggtgcaaataatgtaatagggttgatcagacctgTTCCTTTtatgtcgtacacccatgtgagtagtcttACTAGTATATAGGGTTTGCTAAGATCTAAGGTCCCTTAGGgcctgacctagctagtatgcccctttaagtacattggagttcctataaccccgttagccgtaactaataatgtattttataagcttagtccggagacATTATCacatacataggagtaggaaaccagtgtacttaaatatatcataataatagtagtagtatataaagtTTGATATGGGGACCTTACTTTAtaagtgatagaatttgaggtgcaaggtgttccagcagttgggttggaccttacCGTCGATGTCTTCCAGCTTAAaggctcctgccccttgcacctctattacctcATAGGGACCCTCCCATCCGGGAGCGAGTTTTCTggctgatttgtcccttgtgtggtcacagactcgccttaggacccagtcccctttctggaaggttctggatctgaccttcttgttatagctcttggctactttcaactggtaggatGCGTTTCTAAGGCGGGCCACCTCTCTTTTTTCATCGAGTAGGTTTAGACTCAGGTACATTAGGTCGTTGTTCTCTTCCTGGGAgaggaattcagagaccgtggtccttacgtgcacctccGTGGGTATTACCGCTTCAGCATCATAGACAAGCGAGAAGGGAGTCTCCTGGGTGGCCGTCTTCGGAGTGgtccgataggcccagagtactccgtgtagctcttctgcccatcgcccatggGCGTCTTTTAGGTGCTTCTTGAGCATATTCACCACTGTCTTGTTAGTGGACTCGGCTTGACCGTTTCATTGGGGATGTCGCGGTGCTGAATAGGAAATTTTGATGTTCCTTGCAGAACTTTCAGAAGTTGTAGCTCgtgaactggggtccgttgtctgtgacgATCTCATGAGGGGTTCCGATGCGTGTGATCACGTTGGTCCATAGGAATTTCCTGAtctggagatccgttatcttggctagtgcttcagctttCACCCACTTTGTGAAGTAATCGGTCACGACTAGGAGGAAGATCTTTTGCCCCGGTGCCATGGGAAATTTCCCCATgatgtccatgccccactttCGGAAGAGCCAAGGAGAGCTTGGAGATTTGAGGTTCTCCGGTGGAAGATTGGAGACTGGcgcgtgcttctggcattggctacagagtttagcttgtttgagggagtccctTGCCATGGTTGGCCAGTAATATCCAGCCCTTCTGGCTCTGAGTACCAAGCTTCGACCACTGagtatcctggcggcttctctaggggtaagaCATCGCAGATAAGGTCCCGAAAAGGATCTTCGGTATAGTTTCCCTTCGGAAAAGAACCTGGCGGCTTGCCTccttatcttccgactttcgTCTTGATCTGCAGGCAAGGTCTCGTACCTCAGGTAGCTAATTATGGgagtcatccaggtctctccttcATCTACTACAGATACTTCCTCAGGCTCCACCTCCTTCTCCGTCGCGGGCCATTGAAGTACTAGCagtgggatgctcatatgactcgtggtttctagggcggaccctagATTAGCTAGAGCGTCGGCTTGGGAATTGTGCTCCTTAGGGATCTGGGTGAGCATAAAGTTTCAGAACATGTCGAGCAGTCGTTTAGCCACTGATAGGTACCTGATCATACTCGGATCTTTCGCCTGGTAGTCTCCTTGGACCTGGCTTATGATCAATTGTGAGTCGCTAAAGACCTGGATGTCTTCTACTCCCATCTGTTTGGCGAGTGTTAGCCCTGCTATTAGAGCTTCGTACTCAGCCtcgttgttcgttgctttgaagttgcatcgtacggcccttgaggctgattcccccGTAGGGAAAGTTAGGACAAGTCCCACGCCTGCGCCCCTTACGTTACTAGACCCATCAACGTACAATGTCCATTCGCCTTTCTCCCCTTCTCTATCACGAAGATTTACCTCTTGTTCCAgggctggaagcatggcaggagagaattcGGCTACGAAATCTGCCAGGACTTGCGATATGATAGCCGTTGCAGGTCGGAAGATCACATCGTACGCTCccagctctatggcccattttgctagtcgtccAGAAACTTCCGGCTTGTGAAGGACTGCTTTGATGGGGAAGGAGGTGACCACCAAgatttgatgagcctggaagtaggggcgTAGATTTGGAGCCGCGTAAACTAAGGCGAGGGCCAGCTTCTCAaggtgactatagcgggtctccgcATCTAGCAATGATTTGCTCATGTAGTAGATATGATGgtgtttccttccttcttccctaACCAGGACCGCGCTGACTGCATGCTCTGATATTGCCAGATAGAGCAATAGGACTTCCCCTTCTAAGGGctttgagaggagaggtggagtagtgagataggccttgagatcggatagAGCTTGCTCACACTTAtcggtccattggaagtccttggggtccttcaaggtttcgAAGAAGGCGTGCGACTTGTTGGATAGTCTAGAGATGAACCTACTCAGGGAGGCCATCCTTCCTGTCAATCTTTGAACCTCCTTGACGTTACGAGGGGAAGGTATCACTTGGATTGCTTTACCTGCTCTGGGTTTGCTTCaatgcccctgtgggtgactataTACCCCAGGAACTTTCCAAAGCTTACTCCGAACGAGCACTTTCAAGGGTTCagcttcatgttgtacctcctgagagtggtgaatGCTTGTTGAAGGTGTGAAATATGGTCCTCAGCGTCTAGGGACTTCaccagcatatcatcaatataaacctccatggtctgccctatctgatCAGCGAACATCATGTTCACAAGCCTTTGATAGGTCGAACCTGCAttcttcaatccgaaaggcATGACCTTGTAACAGTAGATGTCCCTTGAGGTCATAAACgaggtcttctcttgatcgtcaggatgcattaggatctggttatatccgGAAAATGCgtccatgaaactcatcagctgatGACCAGCAGTTGCGTCGACcagcttgtcgatgtgaggcaagGGGAAGGGATCTTTAGGACATGATTTATTGAGGTCCGTgaagtcgatacagactctccacttcccattcttcttcgTAACGACCACTACATTAGCCAGCCATTTCgggtattgcacctctcgtatgaatccggcatccattaggttcttgacctcttcATTGATTATTTCGTCCCTTTCGGGGGCGAACTTCCTCCTCTTTTGTCTGACAGGGGGATGCAATGGATCCACTTGAAGTTGATGCATGATGACGTCGGGATCAATTCCAAGAATATCCTCATGGGACCAGGAGAAGCAGTCGGAGTTGGATCTTAAGAAGTCGACCAATCTCCTTCTTAGCCCTTCTGGAAGCTTGGAGCCTATATTCAAGTTTCGACCCAAGTTCTCTTCTACGAGTGGAACCTCATCCATCTcttccacttccggctcttcggtatGCGGGGTCGAAAGCgtcttctgtaattgctataagacctgGGACTTTCCCTTTAGGGTAGTTTGATAGCAGGACCTGACATTTTCCTGATCTCCCTTGACCGCCTTAATTCCCCAGGGAGCCGGAAACTTGACCAGTTGATGCAGAGTCGAAGGTACGACTCCCATGTCGTGGATTCAAGGCCTTCCTAATATCACGTTATACGATGAAGGGCAGTCGACGACTAGGAACTTTGTGGCCTGATTTATCCCCTCGGCATATACGGGGAGGAGAACTTCTCCTAAGGTTTGATTTACCTCTCCATTGAAGCCTACAAGGGGACTCGCCTTTCTGGTTAGGGCCGTAGGTTCTAACCCTAGGTCGGCGAAGGCCGAATGGAAGATAATCTTGCTGGAGCTTCCATTGTCTACCAGTATTCGCTTGACCAGGCAGTtcgctatggtaagtgaaatgaaaAGGGCGTCATGGTGAGGAGCTAGGACCCTCTCCTGCAAACCTCTCctgctcccttgcagtgaagTGTTGGGGTCGAAATCGAACAAGACAAAGTTGGCATCCAAATTtccgttaaaaattatttacttaagaatttctacgttttcgagaaaagaaaacttatacgaaaaacttataCCAAAAACTAgcggaaaatcttgttttaagacaacgattctctaaaaacaacgatttcttaatcaacgatttaagaaatcgacGATTTCTAAAGctacgatttcttaatcaacgacttaagaaattaacgatttcttaatcaacgacttagaagattaacgatttcttaatcaacgacttaggaaatcaacgatttcttaatcaatgagttaagaaatcaacgatttaagaaagtaatgatttcttaaatcaacggtAAGATGTTATCAAAGGTCCGaacatccgcaaacaagcatcctaagagTATCGTAGTCTCGCAACGACTTCGAACGCTTGGACAACGGAGTTCAGTCCACGGCACAAACCCGATTGCGATGCCGATCGGGTCACGAAaaagagctcggttgctatagccaTCGAATCACGAGACtatgctcggtcgctatagagaccgagctgcggacaaagttcggtcgctataacGATCGAGCATTCGTATATCGATCATTTTCCGAAACGTCTGAAGTCTTCCGAAATGACGACACGActtaaaactatgcattctcgactatccgtatagccaTTTTCCGCAACCCACgactaaccatttcttgatctcTCAATCAAATGGGATCGTCCAttcggtttacgataaaaccacggaaacttaactttatcgaagaaatcgtaaaaacgtctcaaatcgaaaagacggcccaaagggtcctaaacttgattcgaagcctcacttacgatttcttaaaacccataaaccttatgacggtttatgcttggaggataagcatcagtttccgcggataaatggaaactttccgcagataatcatgaagatcggaaaaaatggaatattcccatttttcgactatgacggcttaagggcaaaagggggaagcgtaaaccgacctttgAGGTAGTATATAaagagttcaaggcgagaggcatagagagagagagatctttcAGAGCAAACTTAacacttagagcattttaggcaactttccgtttttgtttttcgagctgcgattcaattaggtttagccaccttcgggtattagaactagggatctcgccgacagctctcgtagccgaagcaagttaccttgttgttgttacgctcatacgcagattcggaataaaaatccttcttgctctcttttacgatttttattttattttctcgttattgtcgtgttctgattgcttgacgtgtggtttctcagaaatccgggacctctgggaaattaggggtttcctactttcctaaaatatatgaaatattgacggtgagaatttcggttcccacatgaAGCTGATCTCGTCTGTTCCGAGGAGTAGGTGCTTAGGACCCTCGGTGATAcgcccaaaatcgggaaggatcACTTTAGCCGGATCTTGGATATGATTCGAGAAGGCGAAGGCACTTccggaactgggatggattgataggatcgtcaagaggtgcggaatggctcttgatataccaacgatctaaggctaaccaccaaagaacggatgaatgtgttggctaaccaccaaacaacacacaaagatgattggctgaccacaaaatcaacaagccggttcacaccgatgaactagctaagaactctctctcactttgagaaaagaaatacaaaaataaactccaaaaatgatctgattttattcatgaaatgaaatacatatttatagtagaatgagtcaaagaaagacttaaataattgtggaaaactagaagcatagaaaacacaaacaaagaccAAGACTTTTTATGGAAAACCGAAATGTGCACTATGACTTTTGACCGAGTTTGAATGCCTCTTTCCTAGGCACGACTTTGACTCCTTTTGTCGATATTTCTTGATGCAAATGGACATGAGACCATCAGCAAAGGCCTGGTCGAATTTGGTGTAAAACGGACCTaaattgaatttgttatgaatttttcggtGGGCCGAAAAAGGCTCATTTCGTCCAGCCgctaaaccagctccttcttcagtgtcacttagctcattcagctccaagttagtgtcgcttagctcatccagctccatagtagtgtcaattatctcactcagctcatctacctccaaagtagtgtcacgatctgatggaaaaatctcggttggatcaagctggtcgacatgatcACCATCATGGGCCGTttccatgaaccaaaaaggacggtgctcgattttggttctatcactcGGCCTCTTGGCCATTCCTGACGttgcgagtacttctcttggcagCGGCACTACTGATTCTGCTTACTTCCGATCCGCCagagatgacatggatcacccggTCTTGCTGTGGTGGCAACGCGGGAGCTGCTTCGGTAGGGAGACCGGGACCTTCTTTATTCAAAAGGTTCTTGGCCTTGTCTGAGAGTAATTCCCTTAGGTGGCCTTTCTTGAGAAGCTCGGCGACTTCTATCTTCAAGGCTATCCAATCTTCCGTAGTGTGACCATGGTTACTATGGAACTCGCACCACCGCTTGGGGTTTCGATTAGCCTCTGAGGCCTTCATCTTAGGGGGTCATTTGACTTGAGGACCcatgtaagacccaaacctggatcccttgatccaaccagtccggaCACTTACCTAATGTCTAAGTGCAATTCAGTCGGTTTAAGTCCATTAGTTTGTAAGTCATTTTTCattcatttgaggttcataAATAAACATGCACATTGCGGAAGCATAAGGAaaagatcatttcatatatataagtcaatgtgatccatacaaatcattcttaacacacaagttgcacaataggctatcataagttcaatctaactagacacacatcacacatccatccacggtcaggtcttcaagactccttggCTTTgccacgatcactgcttgttcctgaaaccaaacccacaacacatgaaCACATTTATTAaccgatatcctaacatcagTTCTAGcagtacatggttccggacccttTATCATATCTCTGTCCCAAAAGTGACCACTCTAAATACTcgaccaaaaactaaataaaatccatgataaatca
It encodes:
- the LOC130511195 gene encoding uncharacterized protein LOC130511195 yields the protein MASLSRFISRLSNKSHAFFETLKDPKDFQWTDKCEQALSDLKAYLTTPPLLSKPLEGEVLLLYLAISEHAVSAVLVREEGRKHHHIYYMSKSLLDAETRYSHLEKLALALVYAAPNLRPYFQAHQILVVTSFPIKAVLHKPEVSGRLAKWAIELGAYDVIFRPATAIISQVLADFVAEFSPAMLPALEQEVNLRDREGEKGEWTLYVDGSSNIPKEHNSQADALANLGSALETTSHMSIPLLVLQWPATEKEVEPEEVSVVDEGETWMTPIISYLRYETLPADQDESRKIRRQAARFFSEGKLYRRSFSGPYLRCLTPREAARILSGRSLKHAPVSNLPPENLKSPSSPWLFRKWGMDIMGKFPMAPGQKIFLLVVTDYFTKWVKAEALAKITDLQIRKFLWTNVITRIGTPHEIVTDNGPQFTSYNF